In a single window of the Candidatus Nezhaarchaeales archaeon genome:
- a CDS encoding 2-oxoacid:acceptor oxidoreductase subunit alpha, with protein MSLIRLGLDVGLRVLTGSHFWEGNVACAEGALAAGCGFFAGYPITPQSEVMERLSLRLPEVGGVFVQLEDELAAINAVLGASWAGAKSMTATSGPGFSLMQEGIGAAVMTETPCVIVDVQRVGPATGQATKGAQGDVMQARWGRHGDQMVIVLAPNSPQEMFDLTVRAFNLSEAYRVPVIVLADEAVGHMREQVYVPPPEAIEVVNRRKPKGLNEPPFGGRGPDRVPPMPSVGEGFNVPITASTHNEWGYRITADALVHRKLVTRLIEKVMANADRIIEVELQNVEDADIGVVSYGITSRSVYEAVRLAEGRGIKVGHVRLKTLWPFPEKEVKALSERVKAVVVPEMNLGQIVFEVERVSRSTCRVIPLNKIGGGELITPGEVLEAVLKAGGT; from the coding sequence TTGAGCCTTATTAGGCTGGGGTTAGACGTGGGCTTAAGGGTTTTAACAGGCTCCCACTTCTGGGAGGGGAACGTGGCTTGTGCTGAAGGGGCACTTGCAGCTGGCTGCGGTTTCTTCGCTGGTTACCCTATAACGCCTCAGTCCGAGGTTATGGAGAGGTTATCGTTAAGGTTACCCGAGGTTGGAGGCGTGTTCGTACAGCTTGAGGATGAGCTTGCGGCGATAAACGCCGTGTTAGGGGCTTCATGGGCTGGGGCTAAGTCTATGACTGCTACCAGTGGCCCTGGGTTTAGCCTTATGCAGGAGGGGATAGGCGCGGCGGTTATGACCGAGACGCCTTGCGTCATCGTCGACGTACAGAGGGTTGGACCGGCGACTGGACAGGCTACGAAGGGTGCGCAAGGAGACGTTATGCAGGCGAGGTGGGGTAGGCACGGCGACCAGATGGTGATTGTACTCGCGCCGAACTCGCCTCAAGAGATGTTCGACTTAACTGTTAGGGCCTTTAACCTATCCGAGGCTTACCGAGTGCCGGTAATAGTGCTGGCTGATGAGGCTGTGGGGCATATGAGGGAGCAGGTTTACGTTCCACCGCCCGAGGCTATTGAGGTGGTTAATAGGAGGAAGCCTAAAGGGCTTAATGAGCCTCCCTTCGGAGGCAGGGGGCCTGACCGCGTCCCCCCTATGCCTAGCGTTGGGGAGGGCTTCAACGTCCCTATTACTGCTTCAACACATAACGAGTGGGGTTATAGGATTACCGCCGACGCTCTCGTCCACCGTAAACTAGTAACTAGGCTTATAGAGAAGGTTATGGCTAATGCCGATCGAATAATCGAAGTGGAGCTTCAAAACGTGGAGGATGCGGATATAGGTGTTGTTTCCTACGGGATAACCTCTAGAAGCGTCTATGAAGCCGTGCGTTTAGCGGAGGGGAGGGGTATTAAGGTTGGACATGTAAGGTTGAAAACCCTTTGGCCCTTCCCCGAGAAGGAGGTTAAAGCGTTATCCGAACGGGTTAAGGCGGTGGTGGTCCCGGAGATGAACCTGGGGCAAATAGTTTTTGAGGTTGAAAGGGTTTCACGTTCAACGTGTCGCGTAATCCCCCTCAATAAGATTGGTGGAGGCGAGCTTATAACTCCGGGGGAGGTTTTGGAGGCGGTTCTTAAGGCTGGTGGAACGTAA
- a CDS encoding thiamine pyrophosphate-dependent enzyme: protein MLEKHFARRFLRERTLPTAFCPGCGCGTVINCFLKAVLELGYTDLKGFAFCSGIGCSAWIPSPYFNADSFHSLHGRAIPVAMGIKLVKPGLKVVVFGGDGDIAGIGVGHLVHAARRNVELVVIMVNNFVYGMTGGQVSPTTPLASYTTTTPYGNIEPPMDVANLVKAAGAPFVARWTTYHVYPLKESIKTALQKRCFAFIEAVSQCPTQYGRRMGFKSASEMLKWFRDNSIHVSRAQSLKPEELKNKIVVGVLEDVEKPGFVSSYYEMLQRVKGVAAG from the coding sequence ATGTTGGAGAAGCATTTCGCTAGGAGGTTTTTAAGGGAGAGGACGCTCCCAACGGCCTTCTGCCCTGGTTGTGGATGCGGTACCGTGATTAACTGCTTCCTAAAGGCGGTTTTAGAGCTTGGATATACGGATTTAAAGGGCTTCGCCTTCTGTAGCGGCATAGGGTGTTCAGCCTGGATACCTTCACCCTACTTTAACGCGGATAGCTTCCATTCGCTTCACGGCCGCGCGATCCCGGTGGCTATGGGTATTAAGCTCGTTAAGCCCGGGTTGAAGGTGGTGGTTTTCGGCGGTGACGGCGATATAGCGGGTATAGGGGTCGGCCACCTCGTACACGCTGCTCGTAGAAATGTTGAGCTCGTAGTTATAATGGTTAATAACTTCGTGTACGGGATGACGGGGGGCCAGGTTTCCCCTACAACGCCTCTAGCTAGCTATACTACCACTACCCCCTATGGTAATATAGAGCCTCCGATGGACGTAGCGAACCTAGTGAAGGCGGCCGGCGCGCCCTTCGTAGCCCGCTGGACGACGTACCACGTATACCCGTTGAAGGAGAGCATTAAAACGGCGCTTCAAAAGCGTTGCTTCGCCTTCATCGAAGCCGTAAGCCAATGTCCAACCCAGTACGGGCGTAGGATGGGGTTTAAATCGGCTAGTGAAATGCTGAAGTGGTTTAGGGATAATAGTATCCACGTAAGTAGGGCTCAGAGCCTTAAGCCTGAGGAGTTGAAAAATAAGATAGTGGTAGGCGTTCTTGAGGATGTGGAGAAGCCGGGCTTCGTCTCCTCCTACTATGAAATGCTTCAAAGGGTGAAGGGCGTTGCCGCAGGCTAG
- a CDS encoding 2-oxoacid:acceptor oxidoreductase family protein: protein MPQARIEVRIAGLGGQGVVLAGTILGYAAILSGKRATQIQSYGAEARGTLAWSDVIISDQPITYPLTTSCDYLVAMSQQALDANMGRLKEGGVLLVDEDLVRNVPSGGFKVYKVPATRIAEELAGRTAANMVLLGFLARLIEGLRLKAFEDAIAEEAKDVELNLKAFNVGVSLADKAGLKRL, encoded by the coding sequence TTGCCGCAGGCTAGGATTGAAGTAAGGATAGCGGGATTAGGGGGGCAGGGAGTAGTTTTAGCTGGTACAATACTTGGCTACGCGGCGATACTTAGCGGTAAGCGGGCGACTCAGATACAGAGCTACGGGGCTGAAGCTAGGGGTACGTTAGCTTGGAGCGACGTAATAATCTCCGACCAGCCAATCACCTACCCCTTAACGACTAGTTGCGACTACTTAGTAGCTATGAGCCAGCAGGCCTTAGATGCTAATATGGGTAGGCTTAAGGAGGGCGGGGTGCTACTGGTTGATGAGGATCTAGTTAGGAATGTTCCGAGTGGAGGGTTTAAGGTCTATAAGGTGCCGGCGACGAGGATAGCGGAGGAGCTTGCCGGTAGGACGGCTGCGAACATGGTGCTCTTAGGGTTTCTAGCTAGGCTTATCGAGGGGTTACGGCTTAAAGCGTTCGAGGACGCCATCGCCGAGGAGGCGAAAGACGTGGAGCTAAACCTAAAGGCTTTTAATGTCGGCGTAAGCCTCGCCGATAAAGCCGGGTTAAAGCGATTATAA
- a CDS encoding PHP domain-containing protein — MREALPDLHVHTRFSDGRATVDEAIKTGTRRGLSLLGICDHYDPLYMKSESELRHYIATLKAYEVARGVEISIGNELPISNGLLKELDYVIAGVHRLRGIAFWGDPTPIYDGYRFVAEMLDSIKEAVEHYPVDIIAHVTWLPESVRHETRRLITEEWIRELVLVAADRGVAIEVSGVWRVPDEEVVRECIHQGVLIATGSDAHQVSQVGELTYPRELIRRLSVNRQQIFIPRRFR; from the coding sequence ATGCGTGAAGCGCTACCGGATCTACACGTCCATACCAGGTTCTCCGATGGAAGGGCCACCGTTGACGAAGCGATTAAGACGGGTACCCGTCGAGGCTTAAGCCTATTAGGGATATGCGACCACTACGATCCACTATACATGAAGTCCGAGTCAGAGCTAAGGCATTACATAGCAACGCTTAAAGCCTACGAGGTGGCACGCGGCGTAGAAATATCGATAGGTAACGAGCTACCAATTAGCAACGGCCTCCTAAAGGAGCTCGACTACGTTATAGCCGGGGTCCATAGGCTTAGGGGCATAGCGTTCTGGGGCGACCCTACACCCATATACGACGGGTATCGATTCGTAGCTGAAATGCTTGATAGCATTAAGGAGGCCGTCGAACATTACCCCGTAGATATAATAGCACACGTAACGTGGCTTCCCGAATCGGTGAGACATGAAACGAGGCGCCTAATAACGGAGGAATGGATACGTGAACTAGTACTAGTAGCCGCCGATAGAGGTGTAGCTATAGAGGTAAGCGGGGTATGGAGGGTTCCGGACGAGGAAGTAGTAAGGGAATGCATACATCAAGGGGTTTTAATAGCTACTGGAAGCGACGCACATCAAGTATCTCAAGTCGGCGAGTTAACGTATCCTCGCGAGCTAATTAGGAGGTTAAGCGTAAACCGTCAGCAGATATTCATCCCGCGTAGGTTTAGGTAG
- a CDS encoding Zn-ribbon domain-containing OB-fold protein: MVEEVKPRIVEYELKLPFRWSMGPVATRFFEEFKNKRIMGTRCPKCRRVLVPARMFCPRCFVDTTEWVEVSDKGTIRTFTIITFSFTGQVRKPPYIVGVIDLDGADVGFTHFIGGVDLSDLEKAAREIKPGMRVQAVWREDRKGEILDIDYFKPIKE; encoded by the coding sequence ATGGTTGAAGAGGTTAAACCGCGAATAGTTGAATACGAGCTGAAACTACCGTTCAGATGGTCCATGGGCCCCGTAGCCACTAGGTTCTTCGAGGAGTTTAAGAATAAAAGGATCATGGGGACGCGCTGCCCTAAATGTAGAAGGGTTCTAGTCCCGGCGCGGATGTTCTGTCCGAGGTGCTTCGTAGATACAACGGAGTGGGTTGAGGTTAGCGATAAGGGAACCATAAGGACCTTCACGATAATAACCTTCAGCTTCACGGGCCAAGTTAGGAAGCCACCTTACATAGTGGGGGTCATAGACTTAGACGGAGCCGACGTAGGCTTCACTCACTTCATCGGCGGCGTAGACCTCTCCGACCTTGAGAAGGCAGCTAGAGAGATTAAGCCGGGTATGCGCGTCCAAGCAGTATGGCGTGAAGACCGGAAGGGAGAAATCCTAGACATCGACTACTTCAAACCGATAAAAGAGTAA
- a CDS encoding thiolase family protein, with the protein MSRVAIVDVAQSKHGAPHTRNLTVRELVYSVVKELLEKVGLTTKDLETVVTSSSDFWQGMGCSNVFYFDAAGAYLKDSPKVEEDSALGFAYALMRVLSGHFDKAIVVSVTKCSETPTISDITSFNADPFYQRPVGIEEVTAAGLQAQQYTSRYGLNDELRAKVAVKNYGNAIRNPYAHRRMALTVDDVLNSGILAYPLRRLEVAHGSDGAVAVLLASEEKAKELTDTPVWVKGIGWSVDHYMLGDRDLLDAAALRTAAVKAYKMAGITHPRKQVDVAELCETSTLQELLWYEHLGFCGKGEAGKLIAEGVTELSGELPVNPSGGVLATNPYVARGLIRIAEAALQLKGEAGRRQVEGAEVALAHSTHGFAGTHHTVVILGR; encoded by the coding sequence TTGTCTAGGGTTGCCATAGTCGACGTGGCGCAATCTAAGCACGGCGCGCCCCATACCCGTAACTTAACGGTGCGTGAACTCGTTTATAGCGTCGTTAAAGAGCTGCTTGAGAAAGTAGGCTTAACTACTAAGGACCTTGAAACAGTAGTTACCTCATCCTCGGACTTCTGGCAGGGGATGGGGTGTTCTAACGTATTCTACTTTGACGCCGCCGGGGCATACCTTAAGGATTCGCCTAAGGTTGAAGAGGACTCTGCGCTAGGCTTCGCCTACGCCCTTATGAGGGTTCTCTCAGGCCACTTCGATAAAGCGATCGTCGTAAGCGTAACTAAATGTTCGGAGACTCCCACCATAAGCGATATAACCAGCTTTAACGCCGACCCCTTCTACCAGCGTCCAGTAGGTATCGAGGAAGTAACGGCCGCCGGGCTTCAGGCCCAACAGTATACGAGTAGGTACGGGTTAAACGACGAATTGAGGGCTAAGGTGGCCGTTAAAAACTACGGTAACGCGATCCGTAACCCGTACGCCCATAGGCGTATGGCTTTAACCGTGGACGACGTTTTAAACTCGGGGATATTAGCCTACCCGCTTAGAAGGCTTGAGGTTGCCCATGGATCTGATGGCGCGGTAGCAGTATTGCTAGCGTCTGAGGAGAAAGCTAAGGAGTTAACAGATACACCGGTATGGGTTAAGGGTATTGGTTGGAGCGTAGACCACTACATGCTAGGTGACCGCGACCTTCTCGACGCCGCCGCTCTAAGAACTGCCGCCGTAAAAGCCTATAAAATGGCGGGGATAACCCATCCGAGGAAGCAAGTGGACGTAGCGGAGCTATGCGAAACTTCTACGCTTCAAGAACTATTATGGTATGAGCACCTAGGCTTCTGCGGTAAGGGTGAAGCCGGTAAGCTAATAGCTGAAGGAGTAACCGAGCTAAGCGGTGAGCTACCCGTAAACCCTTCAGGCGGCGTATTAGCGACCAACCCCTACGTTGCTCGAGGCCTAATAAGGATAGCCGAAGCCGCCCTTCAACTGAAGGGTGAAGCCGGTAGGAGGCAGGTAGAAGGCGCCGAGGTAGCCCTAGCTCATAGTACGCACGGCTTTGCAGGCACCCACCATACGGTAGTTATACTTGGGAGGTAG
- a CDS encoding CoA-binding protein: MISELGQSFEGLKRLMDPESLMIVGVSQRLMSWGYVVAKNSIESGFKGRVYFVNPSIGSLFGVKVFPRVKDVPSPVDLAVLILPADLTPSALEDCASIGVKVAVVISSGFSEAGEQGKKLEDEVVKVARRNNVRVLGPNCNGVYNVDAGLNVSWISKRIITPRPIAFISQSGFLAYSLSYWGKTRGLGFGKFVSVGNQCDINVTELLEYFGQDPAVKAIMLYVEGVKEGRRFMETAKRVSLVKPVIALKAGLEEAGARASLAHTGALTGSKRVYEAAFKQAGVIQASKPENLLVLAAALSSMPRLKGPNIGVVTMGGGWGVISTDELTSRGLKVPELPQQLKERLKQILKKPRVSVLNPVDIGPAWPLEFKTIVEAVNLLIASEAVDGVLTHSLTLTDHAKSIGINEGHPRFESVKEWEALTAMLNLMNVYGKPIAFVTPLSREQCETVKRLEDDGWVVLHSVDEAVTVLKGMLDYHYALTRLKQRLTRSGPS; the protein is encoded by the coding sequence GTGATTTCCGAGCTCGGTCAATCCTTTGAAGGGCTTAAGCGTTTAATGGACCCCGAGAGCTTAATGATCGTAGGCGTATCGCAACGCTTAATGTCGTGGGGCTACGTAGTAGCGAAAAACTCCATAGAATCCGGGTTTAAAGGCCGCGTTTACTTCGTTAACCCCAGTATTGGAAGCCTTTTCGGGGTTAAGGTCTTCCCGAGGGTTAAGGACGTACCTAGCCCCGTAGATTTAGCCGTACTTATTTTACCCGCCGATTTAACGCCTTCAGCCTTGGAGGATTGCGCTTCAATAGGCGTTAAGGTAGCCGTAGTAATATCTTCAGGTTTTAGCGAAGCAGGCGAGCAGGGTAAGAAGCTTGAAGATGAAGTGGTTAAGGTTGCACGTAGGAATAACGTAAGGGTTTTAGGCCCTAACTGTAACGGCGTATATAACGTCGACGCGGGGTTAAACGTCTCATGGATCTCGAAGCGGATAATTACGCCGAGGCCCATAGCCTTCATTAGTCAAAGCGGCTTTCTAGCCTACAGCCTCTCCTACTGGGGTAAGACTAGAGGTTTAGGTTTTGGTAAATTCGTTAGCGTCGGTAATCAGTGCGACATTAACGTTACGGAGCTACTCGAATACTTCGGGCAGGATCCGGCGGTTAAGGCGATCATGCTCTACGTGGAAGGCGTTAAGGAAGGTAGACGCTTCATGGAGACGGCTAAAAGGGTTTCACTCGTAAAGCCAGTCATAGCGTTAAAGGCAGGCCTCGAAGAAGCTGGAGCTAGGGCTTCGCTAGCCCATACCGGCGCTTTAACGGGTTCGAAGAGAGTTTATGAAGCGGCCTTTAAACAGGCCGGCGTAATTCAAGCCTCAAAGCCTGAAAACCTACTGGTTTTAGCCGCGGCTCTTTCAAGTATGCCGAGGCTTAAAGGGCCGAATATAGGCGTAGTAACCATGGGTGGAGGCTGGGGCGTAATTAGTACCGACGAGTTAACCAGCCGCGGCTTAAAAGTACCCGAGCTCCCACAACAGTTGAAGGAGAGGCTTAAACAGATACTTAAAAAGCCGAGGGTAAGCGTTTTAAACCCGGTGGATATAGGCCCGGCCTGGCCGTTGGAGTTTAAAACAATCGTTGAAGCCGTTAACCTATTAATAGCCTCGGAGGCGGTGGACGGCGTACTTACGCATAGCTTAACCCTTACGGACCACGCGAAGTCGATCGGCATTAACGAAGGCCATCCACGCTTCGAAAGCGTGAAGGAGTGGGAAGCGCTAACCGCTATGCTTAACCTAATGAACGTCTACGGGAAGCCAATAGCCTTCGTCACCCCCCTTTCAAGGGAACAGTGTGAAACGGTTAAACGCTTGGAGGATGACGGTTGGGTAGTCCTTCATAGCGTTGACGAAGCCGTAACGGTTCTTAAAGGGATGCTCGACTACCATTATGCGTTAACCCGTTTAAAACAACGGTTAACACGATCGGGCCCCTCCTAG